A genomic window from Chitinophaga pollutisoli includes:
- a CDS encoding serine hydrolase: MKPLKPDNYLDSLLAAHAARLGPALADPEAFRIEIFYTRIDRDARNTPHLQEFHWPQAPSSYFYPASTVKLPAALLALETLRKQDIPPTADMLTDSLPGISTAADTDTSSPTGKPSAAHYIKKILMVSDNDAFNRLYELLGQEAFNKSLHDKGYAGARIIHRLSMPLSPEANRQTNGIRFFTPEGTVPVLIQAPRYYRGPVPGTPSQAPEQAGKAHYAGDSLVQQPFDFSLKNRIALGDLHQILQSIIFPETVTSRQRFRLTKEDYRFLYRYMSRLPTESEAGDPKYDTAEFHRNYTKYLMGGADASVQLPAGLRIYNKSGWAYGFLTDVAYFADFANKIEFLLSARIYTNTDGVIGDDTYDYETIGKPFLRELGAIIYETELTRERKYKPDLQRYTD; encoded by the coding sequence ATGAAACCATTGAAACCGGACAATTACCTGGACTCCCTCCTGGCGGCCCATGCAGCCCGGCTGGGGCCTGCTCTCGCCGATCCGGAAGCTTTCCGGATCGAGATTTTTTATACCCGGATCGACCGCGACGCGCGCAATACACCTCATTTGCAGGAGTTCCACTGGCCCCAGGCCCCCTCCTCCTACTTCTATCCCGCCTCTACCGTAAAACTGCCCGCGGCGCTCCTCGCCCTGGAAACCCTCCGAAAACAAGACATCCCGCCTACGGCGGATATGCTGACCGACAGCCTGCCGGGCATCTCCACCGCCGCGGACACCGATACGTCCTCCCCTACCGGCAAACCCTCCGCCGCCCATTACATCAAAAAGATCCTGATGGTCAGCGATAACGATGCGTTCAACCGGCTCTATGAGCTCCTGGGCCAGGAAGCGTTCAATAAAAGCCTCCATGATAAAGGATATGCCGGCGCCCGCATCATCCACCGCCTCAGCATGCCCCTCTCGCCGGAAGCCAACCGCCAGACCAACGGCATCCGCTTTTTTACGCCGGAAGGCACTGTTCCGGTGCTCATACAAGCGCCCCGGTATTACCGCGGCCCCGTGCCGGGAACGCCTTCGCAGGCGCCAGAACAGGCCGGAAAGGCGCATTACGCGGGGGATTCCCTCGTACAACAACCGTTCGACTTCTCCTTGAAGAACCGGATCGCGCTGGGCGACCTCCATCAAATCCTTCAAAGCATAATTTTTCCGGAAACTGTAACATCCCGCCAACGTTTTCGTTTAACGAAGGAAGACTACCGGTTTTTATACCGGTACATGTCCAGGCTGCCAACGGAAAGCGAGGCAGGAGATCCGAAATACGACACGGCTGAATTCCACCGGAATTATACCAAATACCTTATGGGCGGCGCGGATGCCAGCGTGCAACTGCCTGCGGGGCTGAGGATTTACAACAAATCCGGCTGGGCTTATGGCTTTCTGACCGATGTCGCGTATTTTGCGGACTTTGCCAACAAGATCGAATTCCTCCTGTCCGCCCGCATTTACACGAATACGGACGGCGTCATCGGAGACGATACATATGATTACGAAACCATTGGAAAACCATTCCTTCGCGAACTGGGCGCCATTATTTATGAAACGGAACTGACAAGGGAAAGAAAATACAAACCGGACCTGCAACGTTATACAGACTGA
- the secDF gene encoding protein translocase subunit SecDF translates to MQLKGLVRFFTAALILISLYQLSFTFVVRNFEKKMKAEAAADVARQNPSAETKYPGNKELQALYQDTLNDLVKERTDYKLDSSSGKQIAGFPWNTSYIKAKEKQLNLGLDLQGGMNVVLEVSVEDVVRALAGNPNDPALNAAIATARERKKNSQSDFVTLFGEAYKEKNPNGKLSNVFANAQLKEINFNSTNDQVLNVIRTEAKAAIKNTYKVLQNRIDKFGVASPTINLDENRGIISVELAGVDDADRVRQYLQASANLEFRETYKNSDEFYTAVLTPMNEAIRRSLGNSPIVTDTTAQPNDSAATAAAQPAAANDTASLTSVLSKDVAAAGKDSAALLQQQAMKENPLFAILRMNATQTEGLIPSSTLGYIATSDTATFRKYLEMPAVKAVIPKDLVFLYGPSNKEDRSQPLQVYGVKVNPSSPKAKITGERVIAAKADFGQDNHAPEVSMTMDVTGTRDWRNLTRALKPTNPDDPRTFNYVAVVLDNIVYTAPSIRGEIPNGVSSISGSFTLEEAQDLANILVSGRMPAPAKIVQEQVVGPTLGQESIEAGAKSFIISFAVIFVLMLVYYNTGGIVANIALILNLLFTFGILAYLGATLTMPGIAGLVLTIGMAVDTNVVIFERIKDELSRGKTYQQAVDDGYKRSYAPVLDGHITSLLTAIILFYFGLGPVLGFATTQIIGLILSLFCGILVSRMVTDFWMKRKRHFEYFTPLSRRIFKHANFDFVGKRKIAYVISAIVMVLGVGSFFNGFDHGVDFNGGRSYTIRFDKPVEREAVHGALNKIFDSETFVKTIGDNNQLNITTPYRIEENTDEAAKDAMAKLHSGLQAFYDSKPDQATFEAKYLVGSQTVAPTISDDLRQGAVYATILSIFVIFLYILLRFSKWQYSIGTIFSLLHDVLVTLAVFSFCRGFVPFALEIDQHFIAAILTVIGFSMNDTVIVFDRIRETFRNTKGLDTKYVINRAINETLSRTIMTSVTVFLTILILFVFGGEVTRGFAFAMLIGVLTGAYSSIFVAAPILVDFDKKNTLAQERESVVIEKAPPLVRGK, encoded by the coding sequence ATGCAACTAAAAGGACTGGTTAGATTTTTTACTGCCGCCCTGATCCTTATTTCTTTGTATCAGTTGTCCTTCACGTTCGTGGTGCGGAACTTTGAGAAGAAGATGAAGGCTGAGGCCGCAGCTGATGTTGCCCGCCAAAATCCCTCCGCCGAAACGAAATATCCCGGGAACAAGGAGCTTCAGGCCCTGTACCAGGATACGCTGAACGACCTGGTTAAGGAACGTACGGACTACAAGCTGGACAGCTCCAGTGGCAAGCAGATTGCGGGATTCCCCTGGAACACCAGCTACATCAAGGCTAAAGAAAAGCAGCTCAACCTGGGCCTCGACCTGCAGGGAGGTATGAACGTGGTGCTGGAAGTTAGCGTGGAAGACGTTGTCCGCGCCCTGGCCGGCAACCCCAACGATCCTGCCCTCAATGCAGCCATCGCCACCGCCCGCGAGCGTAAGAAGAACAGCCAGTCCGACTTTGTGACCCTGTTCGGCGAAGCGTACAAGGAAAAGAACCCGAACGGCAAACTGTCGAACGTGTTCGCCAACGCCCAGCTGAAAGAGATCAACTTCAACAGCACCAACGACCAGGTGCTGAACGTGATCCGCACGGAAGCGAAGGCCGCCATCAAGAATACTTACAAGGTACTGCAAAACCGTATCGACAAGTTCGGTGTAGCGTCGCCCACCATCAACCTCGACGAGAACCGCGGTATTATTTCCGTGGAACTGGCCGGTGTGGATGATGCCGACCGTGTACGCCAGTACCTCCAGGCCAGCGCCAACCTCGAATTCAGGGAAACATACAAGAACAGCGATGAATTCTACACCGCTGTGCTGACGCCCATGAACGAGGCGATCCGCCGGTCCCTGGGTAATTCACCCATCGTAACCGACACTACCGCGCAGCCCAATGATTCCGCAGCTACCGCTGCCGCTCAGCCGGCCGCCGCAAACGATACCGCTTCATTGACCAGCGTATTGTCGAAAGACGTAGCCGCTGCCGGTAAAGATTCCGCCGCCCTGTTGCAGCAGCAGGCCATGAAGGAGAATCCGCTCTTCGCGATCCTCCGCATGAACGCTACGCAGACGGAAGGCCTGATCCCCAGTTCCACCCTCGGTTACATCGCCACCTCCGATACCGCCACTTTCCGCAAATACCTGGAAATGCCGGCTGTGAAAGCGGTGATCCCGAAAGACCTGGTGTTCCTCTACGGCCCTTCCAACAAGGAAGACCGCAGCCAGCCCCTGCAGGTGTATGGTGTTAAGGTGAACCCCTCCAGCCCGAAAGCTAAAATTACAGGCGAAAGGGTAATCGCGGCGAAAGCCGATTTCGGACAGGACAACCACGCGCCCGAAGTATCCATGACCATGGACGTAACCGGCACCCGCGACTGGCGCAACCTGACCCGCGCGCTGAAACCCACCAACCCCGACGATCCGAGAACTTTCAACTACGTAGCCGTAGTACTCGATAACATTGTTTACACCGCTCCTTCCATCCGCGGCGAGATCCCCAACGGCGTCTCTTCCATCAGCGGCAGCTTCACGCTGGAAGAAGCGCAGGACCTTGCGAACATCCTGGTATCCGGCCGCATGCCGGCTCCCGCCAAGATCGTTCAGGAACAAGTGGTAGGGCCGACCCTCGGCCAGGAATCCATCGAAGCCGGCGCCAAGTCCTTCATCATCTCCTTCGCCGTGATCTTCGTGCTGATGCTGGTATATTACAATACCGGTGGCATCGTAGCCAACATCGCCCTGATCCTCAACCTCCTCTTTACCTTCGGCATCCTCGCATACCTGGGCGCAACGCTCACCATGCCTGGCATCGCCGGTCTGGTACTGACGATCGGTATGGCGGTAGACACCAACGTAGTGATCTTCGAACGTATCAAGGATGAGCTCAGCAGAGGGAAAACCTACCAGCAGGCGGTGGACGACGGTTACAAACGTTCCTACGCCCCGGTGCTCGATGGTCACATTACCTCGCTGCTCACCGCGATCATCCTGTTCTATTTCGGCCTCGGCCCCGTACTGGGCTTCGCCACCACGCAGATCATCGGTCTGATCCTGTCCCTGTTCTGCGGTATCCTCGTATCCCGCATGGTGACAGACTTCTGGATGAAGCGCAAACGCCACTTCGAATACTTCACACCGCTCAGCCGCAGGATTTTCAAGCACGCGAACTTCGACTTCGTTGGCAAACGCAAGATTGCTTACGTGATCTCAGCGATCGTAATGGTCCTCGGTGTAGGTTCCTTCTTTAATGGATTCGACCACGGAGTTGACTTTAACGGCGGCCGCAGCTATACCATCCGTTTCGATAAACCGGTAGAGCGGGAAGCCGTACACGGTGCGTTGAACAAGATTTTCGATTCCGAGACCTTCGTTAAAACCATCGGCGATAACAACCAGCTCAACATCACCACTCCGTACCGTATCGAAGAGAATACCGACGAAGCGGCGAAAGACGCAATGGCGAAACTGCACTCCGGCCTGCAGGCTTTCTACGACAGCAAGCCCGATCAGGCTACCTTCGAAGCCAAGTACCTCGTAGGTTCGCAGACCGTAGCGCCCACCATCTCCGATGACCTGCGTCAGGGAGCCGTATACGCTACCATTCTCTCCATCTTCGTGATCTTCCTGTACATCCTGTTGCGGTTCAGCAAATGGCAATACTCTATCGGTACCATTTTCTCCCTCCTGCACGACGTACTCGTAACCCTGGCCGTGTTCTCCTTCTGCCGTGGCTTTGTGCCCTTCGCACTGGAGATCGACCAGCACTTCATCGCGGCGATCCTTACCGTGATCGGCTTCTCGATGAACGATACCGTGATCGTATTCGACCGTATCCGTGAAACTTTCCGCAACACGAAAGGTCTGGATACCAAATACGTCATCAACCGCGCGATCAACGAAACCCTGAGCCGTACCATCATGACTTCCGTGACGGTATTCCTCACCATCCTCATCCTCTTCGTCTTCGGTGGCGAGGTGACCCGTGGGTTCGCATTCGCAATGCTGATCGGCGTACTGACCGGTGCTTACTCTTCCATCTTCGTTGCAGCCCCCATTCTGGTGGACTTCGACAAGAAGAACACACTTGCGCAAGAGCGTGAGTCTGTAGTGATCGAGAAGGCTCCGCCGTTAGTGCGTGGCAAATAA